The nucleotide window ATGTAATGCCGAGCAGTCGTCTCATTGGTTGGTGGTCGTGGGTCAGGTGAGATGCAGCTGAGCAGCCAATAGAAACAAAGTGTTCAGAGTGTTActgtgaaagagaggagaggaaggtcaGTGGTTATAACACATGAGTAGACTGGTTATAAGTTCTAACATAATCAGTGTGTTATTAGACATGAGTAGACTGGGATAAAGGGACTCACGCATTTCTCGATCTCCAGGCCGTCTTTGAAGAATGTCATGAAGGGAGTGATGCCGTCCTCCCGGAAGTCCAGCAGACCAACCATACCATCTGGGTTCATGGACTCACCTGTAAAAAACTACAGTGggagggggaacagagagagggaatgtaaGCGGGGGTAAAGTGAAATTAGGTCAGTGAAACTACATCCACACGATTCTTCTCCAATCTAGATCTTTTTAGTTTCATAGGCCTGGACCTTCAATCATCACAGCTTGACTGAGCACAAATAGTTGATGTGATGTGAGGAATGCATGTGTAGCTGAATTTGCTATGAATATGCTAGTAGATATATAGCCGTAACTAGTAGTTACCTGGTAGTTCTTCATGTTGCCCATGATCTTCTTGATCTCCTCCTGAGCTCCAGCCATGAAGGGCTTCACTCTGTCTGGGTTGTTCTCCTCCAGCTTAGCCTTGAtcctgcacacacccacacacaccttcAACTGCATTTCATTTCAAATAAGGACATTTTCATCTACATAAGTACAGTCACAGTTTTGATGGGCATACAGGGAGACTGATGGGTCTAGCCTGTATCATTCCTAGCACACGCAACACATGCGCAGACACCCGTCACTAACACACTCACGCCTTCATGTAGTCCTTGATGTAGCCCTTGTATGAGTCCTTGGTGAAGGATGTCTCCTGCAGTTTATGGTTGAGAACGATGTCCACTCCACTGACTGTGCTGGACTCGCAGCCGTCATCCTGCACCTCCGCCGACGCATTTGCCCCCAACAGACAGTCATCGATATTCTCCGTTCTACTAACcatctgaggggaggagagggggaatacAGGAGGACgatgggaaggagagaggagagtgagtgcTGAATCACTCAGTGGTTGGGTCCCAATACTGTCAAACACTTTATTCTATTTCAGGACCATCTGATAGGACTTGTCTATGTAAACTCAGGCATAATGCAAAACTATGAGTTGAGTTAAGATGATACCCAAGTCAATAAGTGGCTCCAAATCCTAATACACCTCACCTCTCACCACCACAACTCAGAGAGCTTATACCTGCAGTGGAGACGCACCTTTCCCTCAACTTCCAATAACATCCCATTTGGTGATTCTTTGATCTTGTAAATGTCAGAGAACATTTCATCCCCTGCAATGAAACAGAATGAATAGAAACCACATGAATAGTTCAGTCACGAGGTTACATTGTTGTCAGGTAGTTTGCCTTGGGCCTTCTACAGACTTCCCCAGGCCAGGTCCTGCTGCTGCCGGCTAACATAGCTGAGCTTGCCCACTAATCCTATTTGTTAGACGGCTGACAGACATGCTACAGCTACTGCTGTGGTACTAGCAAGATCTTCTAGGTTTACAAAGCTAATATAACTGGAATAGAAGCATAACATTAAGATACTAGTATGTGTGCAAAAGGTTAGTATGTGGATAATCGACGAATGTACAGTTCAACCATTGAGTGATTGATCGCGTTTGCTGTTAGTTGACGGTCTTTTGACAGCTGAGCGCCCGCATGGAACACAAGCAGCTGCAGGCTGACTAACTAACAAGGTCCACATATCCCAGTACCGTAAACTGCACCTGTTTTGCATCGCGATAAGTAAATATTCTCCTTTGCTTACATTACCAAACATTCCCTTTTTCTTGATTAAAAGCCCCGGCGTGTGTAATGGTAAAACAGTTCATAGTAGAAACATACACAGCTGAGGTTACGTCTGGCCCTGTGCAAGGCCTTAGCCTTTGATTTCACAACACTGGGAACCATTAAAGACCAACACACTTGATTCTGAATATAGATAGCATGacaacataatttaaaaaaaatacattatgggCATACGAGATATTTGTCCATACCAGTGATGATGTCCTTGTAGATGATCATTTTGTCGGATTGATGTTTCGAATTCGACACAAAGACAACGGAGTCCCCTCACCCTCACTGGCTTGACCAGAAAAGAGCGTCATGCATCCAACGCGGTCTAGTGTACAATTTGCTGTTGAAGTCATTTATATGTGGCCCATTTATGAGGCAAGTGTGCCCTCTGGCGGATAAAAATACGAAAAACcataaaaatatattatattactatatataTAGTGGAGCTATATGTTTTTAAATTGAAAAGTTTGTTTTGGGTGGAAGGATGGTTGGGGTGACCGGGTTGTGGAGGATGTGTGTGACATGTGGTGTTGTCACATCAGTATAGAAGTAGAGGACAGAAACAGcaccacatcaaatcaaatggatTTCtacagcccttcttacatcagctgatatctcaaagtgctgtacagaaacaccaacaccatagagtaccacagtatgagtcataatacccataaaaccttttTAGAATCTGGGAGTAAATAGAGCAGAATATATTGAtcaaagtcaccttgtctgagagagatgtacatggttatcaaaacgacacgccagggtaagcctacacttGTTAGTTACAGCCTCAtactaatcgcattagcctaggTTAGCTCAACCGACCCACGCGGGGACCCACCCAACTTCATAATGAGGCTGAAGATGAGTCTCGTAGGAAGAGGTCAGACACtccacatctccaggtccagcataACAGTGAGCAGGAGAAGCAGCATGTAGTCCTGTATTCTTCAGTTCCTCCACTAATCGAATCAGTATAGTATTTTTGTTCAGAACAGGCCTCGGGGTAAAGGTCTTTCTACACACTGTGGGCAGCTGTTGacaccagtggcggtcagtgccatttaagatgagggaggacaatttattttcttctcatgagcatggtcttatttctattacagcatattggatgactgtcattcatattccattcacccagttcaatgtaacatcaataggtttaggctactacatgatactcaacatttccctatacccatcatgaggttgctaaaaCCTAGCCTaagaatgaaagtttacaacgtaggaaCACATGTCAAAAACAATCTTGAGGTGAGAGACGGTGACACATACCGCCTTGCACACACTTGCCTGTGTCTAGCTTATCtaaggtgtaatcattagtccaacagtttcaAACGAGAGTTtcaattggacaaattcaggtatttcTATCCCCGTTTTGTTTGTTTCCGTTTTTATGAAATGTTTTTCAATaaaatcggcggaatgaatacacccctgatcacgcgtacacacagttcactttcatagcagccacagtTGTATTCATCTCGCATCTGTGCTCTATCTTCCTCTCACCATTTCCCtttgtttgtggacttcaatgcacaacacattagctgtacagttgaagtcggaagtttacatacaccttagccaaatacatttcaactcagtttttcacaattcctgacatttaatcctagtaaaaattccctgtcttaggtcaattaggatcaccactttattttaagaatgtcaaatgtcagaataatagtagagagaaggatttatttcagctaatattatcacattcccagtgggtcagaagtttacatacactcaattagtattggtagcattgcctttaaattgtttaacttgggtcaaacgtttcaggtagccttccacaagcttcccacaataagttgggtgcattttggcccattcctcctgacagagctggtgtaactgagtcaggtttgtaggcctccttgctcgcacacactttttcagttctgcccacaaattttctataggattgaggtcagggctttgtgatggccactccaataccttgactttctccttaaggcattttgccacatctttggaagtatgcttggggtcaatgtccatttggaagacccatacGCGACCAAGCATCTCaagactaatgtcttgagatgttgcttcaatatatccacgtaattttcctgcctcatgatgccatctattttgtgaagttcaccagtccctcctgcagcaaagcacccccacaacatgattctgccaccctagtgcttcacggttgggatggtgttcttcggcttgcaagactcccgctttttcctccaaacataacgatggtcattatggccaaacagttctatatttgtttcatcagaccagaggacatttctccaaaaagtacgatctttgtccccgccATATGCAgtcgcaaaccgtagtctggctttttttatggcagttttggagcagtggcttcttccttgctgagtggcctttcaggttatgtcaatataggactcgttttattgtggatatagatacttttgtacctgttccctccagcatcttcacatggtcctctgctgttgttctgggattgatttg belongs to Salmo trutta chromosome 20, fSalTru1.1, whole genome shotgun sequence and includes:
- the LOC115155729 gene encoding translationally-controlled tumor protein homolog isoform X2; the encoded protein is MVSRTENIDDCLLGANASAEVQDDGCESSTVSGVDIVLNHKLQETSFTKDSYKGYIKDYMKAIKAKLEENNPDRVKPFMAGAQEEIKKIMGNMKNYQFFTGESMNPDGMVGLLDFREDGITPFMTFFKDGLEIEKC
- the LOC115155729 gene encoding translationally-controlled tumor protein homolog isoform X1, encoding MIIYKDIITGDEMFSDIYKIKESPNGMLLEVEGKMVSRTENIDDCLLGANASAEVQDDGCESSTVSGVDIVLNHKLQETSFTKDSYKGYIKDYMKAIKAKLEENNPDRVKPFMAGAQEEIKKIMGNMKNYQFFTGESMNPDGMVGLLDFREDGITPFMTFFKDGLEIEKC